From the Rhodopirellula bahusiensis genome, one window contains:
- a CDS encoding nitroreductase family protein, whose protein sequence is MAVNETDLEVLPVIADRWSPYRFDGREVEDDKLRQCLEAARWAASSFNDQPWSWIVARRQDGEAFEAMLQCLLEANRDWASRAGVLICTVIRTNFSYNQKPNRVALHDLGAAAAHMSLQATSLGLQVHQMAGVNLSQVRGQYQLPEGHEPATAIALGYADEREPNTDAEQVLEDRQSGVRERTPLKNQVFMDAFGQTAPWL, encoded by the coding sequence ATGGCAGTCAACGAAACGGATCTGGAAGTATTGCCCGTCATCGCTGATCGATGGAGCCCGTATCGATTTGATGGGCGTGAGGTCGAAGATGACAAATTGCGTCAGTGCTTGGAAGCCGCTCGTTGGGCCGCCAGCAGTTTCAACGATCAACCGTGGTCGTGGATTGTCGCACGTCGCCAAGACGGTGAGGCGTTCGAGGCGATGTTGCAGTGCCTATTAGAAGCCAATCGTGATTGGGCCTCGCGTGCCGGCGTGTTGATTTGCACCGTCATTCGCACCAATTTTTCGTACAACCAAAAACCAAACCGAGTCGCCCTGCATGACCTCGGCGCCGCAGCGGCCCACATGTCTTTGCAAGCGACATCGCTGGGTTTGCAGGTGCACCAAATGGCCGGTGTCAATCTGAGCCAAGTTCGCGGCCAGTACCAGCTCCCGGAAGGTCACGAGCCGGCCACCGCGATCGCACTGGGCTACGCCGACGAACGCGAACCCAACACCGATGCCGAACAAGTCTTGGAAGATCGCCAAAGCGGTGTCCGAGAGCGAACCCCATTGAAGAATCAAGTCTTCATGGATGCATTCGGGCAAACCGCACCTTGGTTGTGA
- a CDS encoding type II toxin-antitoxin system VapC family toxin: MNLLLDTHAFLWFVADDARLSFDARTAIESPKNQKWVSVASCWEISIKTGLGKLTLSDPVEEFLPREISANHFSLLPIQLAHATFVSGMPNHHRDPFDRLLISQVMLESFEMVSCDAAFDAYGIERIW, from the coding sequence GTGAACTTGCTTTTGGACACGCATGCGTTTCTTTGGTTTGTCGCCGACGATGCTCGCTTGAGTTTCGATGCTCGCACTGCGATCGAATCACCAAAGAATCAGAAGTGGGTGAGTGTCGCGAGCTGCTGGGAGATCTCGATCAAAACCGGACTGGGGAAATTGACCTTGAGTGATCCGGTGGAGGAGTTCCTGCCTCGCGAGATCTCCGCCAATCACTTCTCTCTGCTACCCATTCAGCTCGCGCACGCGACGTTCGTTTCCGGAATGCCGAATCATCATCGCGATCCGTTCGATCGACTTTTGATTTCACAAGTGATGCTTGAGTCGTTCGAGATGGTCAGTTGTGACGCCGCTTTTGATGCATATGGCATCGAGCGGATTTGGTGA
- a CDS encoding glycosyltransferase family 2 protein yields MIAWMEWFIIAVLPFVSLALAALAAGMFVSNLPLFMDGESASRCDASESNNADSPRVSVLIPARNEESSIAACLESVLQSVQVDLEAIVLDDGSTDQTSAIVREIAQRDSRVRLIEGIELPDGWNGKQHACYRLAQHSKHEHLLFLDADVRLNPIAIIDLWHRFSAEQDGGKIGLLSAFPRQETGTLAEKLLIPMMHFILLSYLPFSRMRGSAHPAYASGCGQLFFTTQASYQAAGTHAAIRSSRHDGLKLPKAFRENGMLTDCVDGSRWAACRMYTSAGEVVQGLLKNADEGIANSRLLIPFTVLLGGANVLPWITLAIAFSKRSSLIAEGLPVSTSVAIGILTSSIAILVSYVPRLTAAIRLRHSITGAVLHPLAILAFLLIQWWAFANHLRGRQVTWRGRTN; encoded by the coding sequence ATGATCGCTTGGATGGAATGGTTCATCATCGCTGTGCTTCCGTTTGTCTCGCTGGCTCTGGCCGCGTTGGCGGCGGGCATGTTCGTTTCCAATTTGCCGCTGTTCATGGACGGCGAATCAGCCAGTCGCTGTGACGCATCTGAATCGAACAACGCCGATTCTCCTCGAGTGTCGGTGTTGATCCCAGCGAGAAACGAAGAGAGCTCGATCGCAGCTTGCTTGGAATCGGTTTTGCAATCCGTGCAGGTCGACCTGGAGGCTATCGTGCTGGACGATGGATCGACGGATCAAACAAGTGCAATCGTTCGCGAGATCGCTCAGCGTGATTCACGCGTGAGGTTGATCGAAGGCATCGAGCTTCCAGACGGTTGGAATGGCAAGCAGCACGCATGTTACCGGTTGGCTCAGCATTCCAAGCACGAGCACCTGTTGTTCCTGGATGCCGACGTGCGTTTGAATCCGATTGCAATCATCGATCTTTGGCATCGTTTTTCAGCGGAGCAGGATGGTGGCAAAATAGGTTTGCTCAGTGCCTTCCCTCGACAAGAAACGGGCACGTTGGCCGAAAAATTGTTGATCCCGATGATGCACTTCATCTTGCTTTCGTACCTGCCTTTCTCTCGCATGCGAGGCAGCGCGCACCCGGCCTACGCGTCAGGATGTGGGCAACTGTTTTTCACCACGCAAGCTTCTTACCAAGCCGCTGGGACTCATGCTGCGATTCGATCGAGTCGCCACGATGGGCTGAAGCTGCCCAAGGCCTTTCGCGAAAACGGGATGCTGACCGATTGCGTGGACGGGTCGCGGTGGGCGGCGTGCCGGATGTACACGTCGGCTGGTGAGGTGGTGCAGGGGCTGCTCAAGAATGCAGACGAAGGCATCGCGAATTCTCGGTTGTTGATTCCGTTCACGGTTCTGTTGGGCGGAGCCAATGTGTTGCCGTGGATCACGCTGGCGATTGCTTTTTCGAAGCGGTCAAGTTTGATCGCGGAAGGTCTGCCAGTCTCAACCTCAGTCGCGATTGGAATCCTAACTAGCTCGATCGCGATCCTAGTCAGCTACGTGCCTCGATTGACCGCCGCGATCCGCTTGCGTCACAGCATCACGGGAGCAGTCCTGCACCCGCTCGCCATCCTCGCCTTCCTACTGATTCAGTGGTGGGCATTCGCAAACCATCTCCGAGGCCGACAAGTCACCTGGCGTGGCCGCACGAATTGA
- a CDS encoding type II toxin-antitoxin system Phd/YefM family antitoxin translates to MNELQIDSSNASLAGLLAGLKPGEEVVLVEEGKRVAVLRKEPTQDFSCKAGSAKGKILNMADDFDSPLDDFAEYMQ, encoded by the coding sequence ATGAATGAATTGCAAATCGACTCGAGCAACGCTTCACTTGCCGGATTGCTTGCTGGCTTAAAACCCGGTGAAGAGGTCGTCCTGGTTGAAGAGGGGAAGCGGGTGGCAGTGCTTCGCAAAGAGCCGACTCAGGATTTCTCTTGCAAAGCCGGATCAGCGAAAGGCAAAATCCTCAACATGGCTGACGACTTCGATTCGCCACTCGACGATTTTGCCGAGTACATGCAGTGA
- a CDS encoding sigma-54 interaction domain-containing protein, whose product MREVDRVTRKVAVSNASVLILGETGTGKELIASAVHRLSHRSGGPFVKVNCGALSESLLESELFGHVRGAFTGAVANRAGRFEAADGGSIFLDEINSTTLTLQVKLLRVLQEKEFERVGDTSSHRTDARIIAASNRDLMRQVQLEEFREDLYWRLNVVPIDLPALRHRREDIPALVAFFLDHYNEVNDRYVSHLGSGVMRALQDYHWPGNVRELQNYVERAVVMSDTDELVLDALPLCVRDPHHSAPVREMAGPAGGLKSVPAGNGFVEPHQSEAAPGAPVGSAALDINRMDLKTLARIVVQRGLDEADDAEDLHSVVVDQVERELISQLLLRCGGVQTKTASRLGMNRNTLSKKMKDYGLNLDD is encoded by the coding sequence ATGCGTGAAGTCGATCGCGTGACGCGAAAGGTCGCGGTGAGCAATGCGTCGGTGCTGATTCTCGGAGAGACCGGAACGGGCAAAGAACTGATCGCATCGGCGGTGCACCGGTTGAGTCACCGCAGTGGCGGGCCGTTCGTCAAAGTCAACTGCGGCGCGCTGAGTGAAAGTTTGCTGGAAAGCGAGTTGTTCGGGCACGTTCGTGGAGCCTTCACCGGCGCCGTTGCCAACCGTGCCGGCCGCTTCGAAGCAGCCGACGGGGGCAGCATTTTTCTCGATGAGATCAACTCCACGACGTTGACGTTGCAAGTCAAGCTTTTGCGTGTTTTGCAGGAGAAAGAATTTGAGCGAGTCGGTGACACATCAAGCCATCGCACCGACGCGAGAATCATCGCCGCCAGCAACCGCGATCTCATGCGTCAGGTGCAGTTGGAGGAGTTTCGGGAAGACCTTTATTGGCGTTTGAATGTGGTGCCGATCGATTTGCCGGCACTGCGTCACCGTCGCGAAGACATTCCGGCGCTCGTCGCGTTCTTTCTGGATCACTACAACGAAGTCAATGACCGCTATGTGTCGCACCTCGGCAGCGGTGTGATGCGGGCATTGCAGGATTATCACTGGCCCGGAAACGTTCGCGAACTTCAAAACTATGTTGAGCGTGCGGTCGTGATGAGCGACACCGATGAGTTGGTGCTCGATGCTCTGCCGCTCTGTGTTCGCGACCCTCACCACAGCGCACCGGTTCGTGAAATGGCTGGTCCAGCGGGTGGATTGAAATCGGTGCCGGCGGGCAACGGTTTTGTTGAACCGCATCAAAGCGAAGCCGCCCCGGGTGCTCCCGTGGGTTCGGCGGCGCTCGATATCAATCGCATGGATCTGAAGACGCTCGCACGGATCGTTGTTCAGCGTGGATTGGACGAAGCCGACGACGCCGAAGATTTGCATTCGGTCGTCGTCGATCAAGTCGAACGAGAGTTGATCTCGCAATTACTGTTGCGATGCGGCGGCGTCCAAACCAAGACCGCTTCGCGTTTGGGGATGAATCGAAACACGTTGTCCAAGAAGATGAAGGACTACGGTCTGAACCTGGACGACTGA
- a CDS encoding aldehyde dehydrogenase family protein, translating into MTAIFHPTLCKIVLNNAPQVATSENAKSDRPGAERIDYHGGSKWATWSIRQRCQIIDRARHEIASRVDQLTRLSRSEQRTDDAETVASELIPLCDALRWIGKHGRKTLAPRKVGLAGRPVWMWGVRSVVQRVALGQVLILGTWNYPLLLPGVQMAQALAAGNHVWLKPAAGSEAVSAELVACFIAAGVPDEAIRLLDSSTEAAIEAQAKGVDLVVLTGSAQTGKLVLHQSAETLTPSIMELSGVDAAIVLPDSDLDRVVDALKFGLLFNSGATCIGPRRLIVPNHSSTSALTDQLLNGLRNASQVTVHPAARSNVADLIEDSLQKGAKDCLGKFDATSLRTTGKLHPVVLRDVPSDHAILQSDVFAPVISIIPVEHPDQAIQLVNECPYRLAASVFGPTSHAQAIAEKLDAGVVTVNDMVAPTADPRLPFGGRGKSGFGVTRGPEGLLAMTAPRVIATRRGRVAMHLSPRNDADAELLSGVLQWSNSGNWGRRIAALRRVTTAASQWRALKK; encoded by the coding sequence TTGACTGCCATCTTCCATCCAACGCTTTGCAAGATTGTTTTGAACAACGCACCCCAGGTCGCCACGTCAGAAAACGCGAAGTCAGACCGCCCTGGTGCGGAGCGGATAGATTATCACGGCGGCTCAAAGTGGGCTACGTGGTCGATTCGCCAGCGATGTCAGATTATTGATCGAGCAAGGCACGAAATCGCTTCACGAGTTGATCAGTTGACACGTTTGAGCCGGAGCGAACAACGCACGGACGACGCAGAAACGGTGGCGTCGGAATTGATCCCCTTGTGCGACGCATTGCGGTGGATCGGCAAGCACGGGAGGAAAACGCTCGCACCCCGGAAAGTCGGACTTGCCGGCCGCCCCGTATGGATGTGGGGTGTTCGCAGCGTCGTTCAACGAGTGGCATTGGGGCAAGTTCTCATCCTGGGAACTTGGAACTACCCGCTGCTTCTGCCGGGTGTGCAGATGGCACAGGCTCTGGCCGCCGGAAATCACGTTTGGCTCAAACCCGCCGCCGGATCCGAAGCGGTCTCGGCCGAATTGGTCGCCTGCTTCATCGCGGCGGGCGTCCCCGACGAAGCCATCAGGCTGCTGGATTCATCCACCGAAGCGGCGATCGAAGCGCAAGCCAAAGGCGTCGACCTCGTCGTCCTGACCGGATCCGCTCAAACCGGCAAACTGGTCCTGCATCAATCGGCTGAAACGCTGACTCCATCAATCATGGAACTCTCCGGTGTCGATGCCGCCATCGTTCTCCCGGACTCCGACCTCGACCGCGTCGTCGATGCCCTGAAGTTTGGGTTGCTGTTCAACAGCGGAGCCACCTGCATCGGCCCACGTCGGCTGATTGTCCCGAACCATTCATCGACCTCCGCACTGACAGATCAACTGCTCAACGGCCTGCGAAACGCCAGCCAAGTCACGGTTCATCCGGCGGCTCGTTCGAACGTCGCTGACTTGATCGAAGATTCATTGCAAAAGGGTGCCAAGGATTGCCTCGGCAAATTCGACGCAACCAGTCTTCGAACCACTGGGAAATTGCACCCCGTCGTGCTTCGAGATGTCCCGAGCGACCACGCGATTCTGCAAAGTGACGTGTTCGCACCCGTTATCTCGATCATCCCGGTTGAGCATCCCGATCAAGCCATCCAGTTGGTCAACGAATGCCCGTATCGATTGGCGGCCTCTGTGTTTGGCCCAACGTCTCACGCTCAAGCGATCGCGGAGAAACTGGACGCCGGGGTGGTGACCGTCAACGACATGGTCGCGCCCACCGCTGATCCACGATTGCCGTTCGGCGGCCGAGGCAAGAGTGGCTTTGGAGTGACCCGCGGCCCGGAAGGATTGCTGGCAATGACGGCGCCGCGAGTCATCGCGACTCGGCGTGGCCGCGTGGCAATGCACTTGTCACCTCGAAACGATGCTGACGCCGAGTTGCTGTCAGGCGTGTTGCAATGGTCAAACAGCGGCAATTGGGGGCGGCGAATTGCAGCCCTCCGCCGCGTCACCACTGCCGCCTCTCAGTGGCGTGCATTAAAAAAGTAA
- a CDS encoding lysophospholipid acyltransferase family protein, with product MTADSDVIAKPADWFQNGFHRFLHSYLRRNFHAIAFARETELQKQFQSLAEANPQHAQASPLQDGDLPLIVYSNHASWWDPLLAHEINARLLAPRQFYAPIDAEALEQYKVFEKLGFFGVQSDSNQGAAQFLKTTAALFKREHSALWVTPEGRFADVRDHEAELMPGLAHVCSKLDRGWVVPLAMEYVFWDERLPLVLFRFGDVISIPTVNDWDKSHWSTELTRRLRTSQLRLAELCIQRSSEPFENLLRGKRGASGMYDAARRLKSWMTGQSFQASHGDQFQ from the coding sequence GTGACGGCAGACTCCGACGTCATCGCGAAACCGGCGGACTGGTTTCAAAATGGGTTTCATCGATTTCTGCATTCTTACTTGCGACGCAATTTTCACGCGATCGCGTTCGCTCGCGAAACAGAACTGCAGAAGCAGTTTCAATCTTTGGCCGAAGCAAACCCGCAGCACGCCCAAGCCTCGCCACTGCAGGACGGTGACCTTCCGCTCATCGTCTACAGCAATCACGCGTCTTGGTGGGATCCGCTGTTGGCTCACGAGATCAACGCACGATTGCTGGCACCGCGTCAGTTCTATGCGCCAATCGATGCGGAAGCTCTCGAGCAATACAAGGTCTTTGAAAAGCTGGGCTTCTTCGGCGTTCAATCGGATTCTAACCAAGGTGCGGCTCAGTTCCTGAAGACAACGGCGGCACTTTTCAAACGAGAACACAGTGCATTGTGGGTAACCCCCGAAGGACGCTTCGCCGACGTCCGCGATCACGAAGCGGAACTGATGCCCGGCCTGGCTCACGTGTGCTCGAAACTGGATCGGGGCTGGGTTGTGCCGTTGGCGATGGAATACGTTTTTTGGGACGAGCGTTTGCCGTTGGTCCTGTTCCGCTTCGGCGATGTGATCTCGATCCCGACAGTGAACGACTGGGACAAATCGCATTGGTCGACCGAACTAACGCGGCGACTTCGAACCAGCCAATTGAGATTGGCGGAACTGTGTATCCAGCGATCCAGCGAACCGTTCGAAAATCTGCTGCGGGGCAAACGCGGAGCCTCGGGAATGTATGACGCGGCTCGGCGTTTGAAATCGTGGATGACCGGCCAATCGTTTCAGGCCAGCCATGGAGATCAATTTCAATGA
- a CDS encoding phytoene desaturase family protein produces MIAPQAAANEPYAPAEKTSNPQNVVVVGGGLAGLSSACVLAARGHKVTLCDKNDWVGGKAAVHQTDGYRFDMGPTILTLPSVLRRVFTEAGRKMEDYLDLVALDPQWRCFFEGTPQSGTSENTVLDLVADVEQMKRHLHDFTGGDSTGQGYESFIERSKQLHGVSDRFFFWRSIGGLADTMEVGGAFSAAVLKDVLSLKMGRSVASIVRSHVPEHRVSQMMDHFTQYVGSSPYASPAVLCSIAHMQTEEGIWYPIGGTRAVPEALSKLAGELGVDIRTGTDILRIETAGGSVSGVTTAGGETIACDAVVSNCDAVRTYRELLSGTPESTKFEKSNRYEAACSGVVLYLGLNRRYEQLLHHNFVFSKDPEEEFDYIYKKGQPAPDPTAYVCAPTISEPEVAPDGCESLYILVHTPYLRPGHDWKSMLPDYRDVILDKLERTAGMEGIRDAIVTEDSLTPEGIHNRYRVLNGAIYGLASHGKFTGAFKPGNRRKDLRGLYLAGGAAHPGPGMPMVLMSGWIAADSLDQDVTNGKFA; encoded by the coding sequence ATGATCGCCCCCCAAGCCGCCGCAAATGAACCCTACGCCCCCGCCGAGAAAACATCCAATCCACAAAACGTGGTTGTCGTCGGTGGTGGTTTAGCCGGATTGTCATCCGCGTGTGTGTTGGCCGCCCGCGGTCACAAGGTCACGCTTTGCGACAAAAACGATTGGGTCGGCGGCAAAGCGGCCGTGCATCAAACCGACGGCTACCGATTCGACATGGGGCCGACGATCCTGACACTGCCGAGTGTTCTGCGTCGTGTCTTCACCGAAGCTGGTCGAAAGATGGAGGACTACCTCGATCTCGTCGCTTTGGATCCGCAGTGGCGTTGTTTCTTCGAAGGCACACCGCAATCGGGCACTTCGGAAAACACGGTGTTGGATTTGGTCGCTGACGTCGAACAAATGAAACGACACCTGCATGACTTCACCGGAGGCGACTCAACCGGGCAAGGTTATGAATCTTTCATTGAACGCAGTAAGCAACTGCACGGTGTCTCCGATCGTTTCTTCTTTTGGCGCTCGATCGGCGGCTTGGCGGACACAATGGAAGTCGGTGGTGCGTTCTCGGCCGCCGTTTTGAAAGACGTCTTGTCACTGAAAATGGGACGCAGCGTCGCATCCATCGTCCGGTCACACGTTCCCGAACATCGCGTGTCGCAGATGATGGATCACTTCACACAATACGTTGGCTCATCGCCGTATGCGTCGCCCGCGGTGTTGTGCAGCATCGCTCACATGCAAACCGAAGAAGGCATTTGGTATCCGATCGGCGGCACACGAGCGGTCCCCGAAGCACTGTCAAAACTCGCTGGTGAGCTCGGCGTCGACATCCGCACCGGAACCGACATCCTCCGCATCGAGACCGCAGGCGGATCCGTTAGTGGAGTGACCACAGCGGGTGGCGAAACGATTGCCTGCGACGCCGTGGTCAGCAACTGCGACGCGGTTCGCACCTACCGCGAATTACTCAGCGGTACACCGGAGTCGACCAAATTTGAAAAGTCCAATCGCTACGAAGCCGCCTGCAGCGGCGTGGTGCTGTACTTGGGGCTGAACCGTCGCTACGAACAATTGCTGCACCACAACTTTGTGTTCTCAAAGGATCCAGAAGAAGAGTTCGACTACATCTACAAAAAGGGCCAACCCGCTCCCGATCCGACCGCCTACGTCTGTGCTCCCACGATCAGCGAACCTGAAGTGGCACCCGACGGCTGTGAGTCGCTCTACATCTTGGTGCACACGCCTTATCTGCGTCCCGGTCACGATTGGAAATCAATGCTGCCCGATTACCGCGACGTGATCCTGGACAAGCTGGAGCGAACCGCCGGGATGGAGGGCATCCGCGACGCGATCGTGACGGAAGATTCTCTGACGCCCGAGGGCATCCACAACCGCTACCGAGTCCTCAATGGCGCGATATATGGTTTGGCCAGCCACGGAAAATTCACCGGCGCATTCAAACCAGGTAACCGACGCAAGGATCTTCGCGGGTTGTACTTGGCCGGCGGAGCGGCTCACCCCGGACCTGGAATGCCGATGGTTTTAATGAGCGGTTGGATCGCGGCGGATTCACTTGACCAAGACGTCACCAACGGAAAATTCGCGTGA
- a CDS encoding FAD-dependent oxidoreductase, giving the protein MRPAPWSRHRLPMCSMILTALLFFPTSQSSAETSHDVVVYGGTAAAVTAAIQSARMGQSVIMVSPDVHLGGLTSGGLGWTDTGNKGVIGGLAKDFYHRVYKHYQNDASWKFQTREKYGNRAQGHRASDDDQATMWVFEPHVAEDILDEMLAEHDITVIRDAWLDREKGVTKTQGRIKSIQTLDGKTYPGKMFIDATYEGDLIAAAGVATAHGREGIDDYNEPHAGVQTGVLHHSHHFDVLPKRVDPYVVPGDPSSGVIPLVSPDPPGEFGSADDRVQAYCFRTCMTNHPENRVVWKRPEGYDPSTYELMARTFEAGWRNVFNKFDPLPNYKTDTNNHGPVSFDNIGANYDYPEATYERRQEIIKQHERYQRGLLYFIATDPRVPKEVQDKINEWGLSADEFTDNDHWPHQIYVREARRMVGQFVMTENHLRKDLPTPDSVGMGSYGIDSHNTQRYITPEGYVQNEGDLGVSTRGPYKIAMGALLPKRDECENLLSPVCVSATHVAFGSIRMEPVFMILGQSAATIAALANQTERAVQEVPYADLRKRLLDDQQILETPAGVAKSSHPESLDLKSVEGVSVDDTQADRIGGWIQSHASGDFYGSGYHHDGKDADRAKKAIYQTDLPQTGLYEVRLSYPTNANRSKRTRVDIHHSAGVTTHRIDQTQIKSESKADKLLALGRFAFDKSQPAKVVISNEDANGYVVIDLVNWLPLEAE; this is encoded by the coding sequence TCCAATCCGCTCGCATGGGCCAATCGGTCATCATGGTCTCGCCCGATGTGCATTTGGGCGGCCTGACCAGCGGCGGACTCGGATGGACCGACACTGGCAACAAAGGCGTGATCGGTGGCCTCGCGAAGGACTTCTACCACCGCGTCTACAAGCACTACCAAAACGACGCATCCTGGAAGTTTCAAACTCGCGAAAAATATGGCAACCGCGCACAAGGGCACCGAGCCAGCGACGATGACCAAGCGACGATGTGGGTCTTCGAACCGCATGTCGCCGAAGACATCCTCGATGAGATGCTGGCCGAACACGACATCACAGTCATTCGCGACGCATGGCTGGATCGCGAAAAGGGTGTGACAAAGACACAGGGCCGCATCAAATCGATTCAAACCCTGGATGGCAAAACATACCCGGGCAAGATGTTCATCGACGCCACTTACGAAGGTGACTTGATCGCCGCGGCAGGTGTCGCGACGGCTCACGGTCGCGAAGGAATCGACGACTACAACGAACCCCACGCAGGCGTTCAAACCGGCGTCCTTCATCACTCGCACCATTTTGATGTGCTGCCCAAGCGAGTCGATCCGTACGTTGTGCCGGGCGATCCAAGCAGTGGCGTGATCCCGCTGGTCAGCCCCGATCCACCCGGCGAATTTGGATCCGCAGATGATCGTGTCCAAGCCTATTGCTTCCGAACCTGCATGACCAACCATCCGGAAAACCGCGTCGTGTGGAAGCGTCCTGAAGGCTACGACCCGTCAACGTACGAACTGATGGCTCGAACCTTCGAAGCGGGTTGGCGAAATGTGTTCAACAAGTTTGATCCGTTGCCGAATTACAAAACGGACACGAACAACCATGGACCAGTCAGCTTCGACAACATTGGTGCCAACTACGATTACCCCGAAGCCACCTACGAGCGTCGCCAAGAAATCATCAAACAGCACGAACGCTACCAACGCGGGTTGCTGTACTTCATTGCCACCGATCCTCGGGTGCCGAAGGAAGTCCAAGACAAGATCAACGAGTGGGGTTTGTCGGCGGATGAGTTCACCGACAACGACCACTGGCCGCACCAAATCTACGTTCGCGAAGCTCGACGGATGGTGGGTCAATTCGTGATGACCGAGAATCACCTTCGCAAGGATTTGCCCACGCCCGATTCCGTCGGCATGGGTTCCTATGGAATTGATTCGCACAACACTCAGCGATACATCACACCCGAAGGCTACGTGCAAAACGAGGGTGACCTCGGCGTTTCAACTCGCGGTCCCTACAAAATCGCGATGGGCGCGTTGCTGCCCAAACGCGACGAGTGCGAAAACCTTCTCTCGCCGGTTTGTGTATCAGCCACGCACGTTGCGTTTGGTTCGATTCGCATGGAACCAGTGTTTATGATTCTTGGTCAATCCGCAGCGACCATTGCCGCGCTCGCCAACCAAACGGAACGAGCCGTTCAAGAGGTTCCCTACGCCGACCTCCGCAAACGCCTGCTCGACGACCAACAAATCCTGGAAACACCGGCGGGTGTCGCTAAATCCAGCCACCCGGAATCACTGGACCTGAAATCAGTCGAAGGCGTCAGTGTCGATGACACGCAAGCCGATCGCATCGGAGGCTGGATCCAAAGCCATGCGTCGGGCGACTTCTACGGCTCGGGCTATCACCACGACGGCAAGGATGCTGACCGTGCCAAAAAGGCGATCTACCAAACGGACCTGCCCCAAACAGGCTTGTACGAGGTGCGATTAAGTTACCCAACCAACGCCAATCGATCCAAGCGAACTCGCGTCGACATTCATCACAGTGCGGGCGTGACGACTCACCGAATCGATCAAACACAAATCAAATCTGAGTCCAAGGCGGACAAACTGCTGGCCCTTGGCAGGTTCGCTTTCGACAAGTCACAACCCGCGAAAGTTGTGATTTCGAACGAGGACGCCAACGGCTATGTCGTGATCGACTTGGTCAATTGGTTGCCGCTCGAGGCTGAGTGA